The Saccharolobus shibatae B12 genomic interval AGAAAATATGGATCCTTACAATGGGTATGTGGTGGAATATATAAATCCATTAAACGGGGGTCCACTATTTAGCAGTATTTCGGCTAGTATGATTCTTTTGCCCTCTAACAAAATCCTTAAGCCTATAAGGAGAGTAGAAAATGCTGTATTCATTGTTTTTGAGGGTAATGTTACAATTAATGTAGAAGATACAGACAGAATAAGCGCGGAACCGCATGATGTTATAGTGATACCGTCATGGAAGAGATACTCAATAGAAAATTCAACTAATTCTAAAGCATTAATATTTAAGTACTCTGATTCCCCACTTTTCAAGTTCTTAGGAGTTTATAGGGAAGAATATGGATAGGCAATTATTACTTTAATAGAAACATTTTTATTTAATTTAAATCAAATTTTCTAAAAAACTTGAATGAGAGAACTATACAAGAGCACTCTCTGCTATATTATTAGCTCCTCTTCATAATCTAACTAAATAGGAAGCTCAATATTATCATTTTAGTAAATGTAGTTTAGACCTTCCAAAAAAGTCTTATAATTTAGAGTTTTCTCCTCAACCTTTACTGTCTTCTTTCACTATTTTGCCTAAATATAAATTATTAGATTATTTGGATTCTTATTTTTGTGTAGTATTAGCATAATCTATAAATATTAACTTCTACATAATTGTATTTTTGTATAACATATAAATGTCATCATGGTTAGACTGCAGAAACGTAATTCTCTCTTCATATCTTCCAATGCATCGAAACTTGAAGTTTATATTAATATTCCATTATAATATATGCTTTTTCTAATCTTTAAATAATGAATATTAATTTTATATAAACGATTTCATGGAAAGATTTATATATTAGAAAATATAATTTTATATTTGGTGATAGATAATGGAAATGCCTAGAGAGGAAAAATTAAAACAAGTACTTGATGAATTAAAGAAAAATTCTTTAGGCACTTATATGACAGCTTTCGATCCTAGATATTCAAATTATCCAGTATTTTATAGTGAGCCTAAACCCTTTATGACAACTTATATGTGGAAGTATGAAGATCTAAAGAAGCTGGCATTTAGAGTTAGAGAAGTAATTGATCCAGAAATGACTGATAGAGTTACAATACATTTGGAAAATCCCGGCATAAAGCGATTAGCACCAGAATTCCCAGCTCCTGCAACACCAACTATGTACGCAGGTATACAAATAATAGGGCCTAAAGACAAACCTCCAGCTCATAGACATTTAACACATGCGTTTAGGGTTGGCTTAGAATTTCCACCGGAAGGTGGATATACTACTGTTAATGGAATTAGGATCAGAATACAAAAAGGCGATGTGGTACTAACTCCAGCGTTTACATGGCATGATCATGGTAATTTTGGTAATGATTATGCGTTCTGGTATGATGGTTTAGATGCTCCGTTAACTTTCTGGTTAGGTGTTGAATGGTACTCATTTCTTAAAGATGTTGAGGGAAAGGTTTTACAAGATGTAATAGGGACTGAGATTGATATTGAGGGTAAGTATTCATATAATTACATCCCATTACATGAACCTAAGCAAGAAATAAATCCTGTGTGGTACTATCCATATAAGAAAACGAGAGAAACTTTAATGAGACTGGCTGAAAAGAGTAACGGAAGTCCTCATTACGGTATATCATTAGAGCTAATTAATCCTCAAACTGGTGGGCCAGCATTTCCTACAATGAGCTTAAGATTTAATCTAGTAAAACCGGGAATGGAAACTAGACCAGTTCAAGCTACAGAAAGTATTGTAATGTTCCCAATTGAGGGTGAAGCTACAGTGATTTTAGGCGATGAAGAAAGAAAATATAATTTGAAGGAGTACGATTTCTTAACATTACCGCCATGGGCTAAGTATAAGATATATAATGAAGGAAAAGAACCATCAATACTATTTATACAGTCTGATGCGCCAACGTATAAGGCACTAGGAAAATACAGAGAAAAGTTATATTAACATTAAAAAATTTAAATAATAGGAATATGTTAACATAGTAAGGATTAAAGGCTGATGCCTATTTTAAAAATTTTTAAACCACATCATAATAAAGTTTATTCAGTGATTACATAAATGATGGCTGGCGAGAATGAAAAAGACCTTTTAGAAAAAATAGGTAGAACAATTGATCTACTGAGAGAAGATAACGTTTTACCTCTTTCATTAATAGCAGATCCTAATATTTTTAGTTTGGAGCTAAAATTCTTATTTCCTAGGACATGGAATTTTTTAGCTCATGAATCTGAGATTTCGGCTAAGGGAGATTACGTAAAGAGATATATAGGTCCTTATATTTCAACCATTGTAGTGAGAGGTGAAGATGATAAGATACGTGCATTTTTAGATTTATGTAGACATAGAGGCAGGGGTATATGTAGAGCCGAAAAAGGTAACGCTGTTTATTTTAGATGTCCATATCATTTTTGGACCTATTCAAATATGGGAGAACTAATAAGTGTTCCATTAGAAGAGGAGGGTTATGGGAAAAATCTGGACAAATCTAAGCATGGGTTAATAGAAATTAAGACTGAAGTGTATAATGGTTTTATTTTCGGTAGCATAGACCCAGAGCAATCATTAAAAGATCATCTAGGCGAATTCTCTTGGTATACTGATATAGTAATGAAACAAGACCTTGAAGTTTATACCCCACAAAGATGGGTAGGTAATTTTAATTGGAAGTTAGGAGCAGAAAATTTTGCTCATGATAGTTATCATACTGCTTATACGCATAAATCCGCAGTAGATCTAGGATTACCCCTAATGGGGCCGAAAGGAAAGACTATATCACAGAAAGGAATTCAGTTTGTATCCTTAAAGGGACATAGTGGTGGAATGAGAGGTGCAATAACTGAAGAAGAAAAAGCTTCGCACTTCAGATATCCCTATATTTATGAAAAGTGGGATCCCAAAGTATTAGATCATATAAAAAACGTTCTAACACCAG includes:
- a CDS encoding cupin domain-containing protein; this encodes MEMPREEKLKQVLDELKKNSLGTYMTAFDPRYSNYPVFYSEPKPFMTTYMWKYEDLKKLAFRVREVIDPEMTDRVTIHLENPGIKRLAPEFPAPATPTMYAGIQIIGPKDKPPAHRHLTHAFRVGLEFPPEGGYTTVNGIRIRIQKGDVVLTPAFTWHDHGNFGNDYAFWYDGLDAPLTFWLGVEWYSFLKDVEGKVLQDVIGTEIDIEGKYSYNYIPLHEPKQEINPVWYYPYKKTRETLMRLAEKSNGSPHYGISLELINPQTGGPAFPTMSLRFNLVKPGMETRPVQATESIVMFPIEGEATVILGDEERKYNLKEYDFLTLPPWAKYKIYNEGKEPSILFIQSDAPTYKALGKYREKLY
- a CDS encoding aromatic ring-hydroxylating oxygenase subunit alpha — translated: MMAGENEKDLLEKIGRTIDLLREDNVLPLSLIADPNIFSLELKFLFPRTWNFLAHESEISAKGDYVKRYIGPYISTIVVRGEDDKIRAFLDLCRHRGRGICRAEKGNAVYFRCPYHFWTYSNMGELISVPLEEEGYGKNLDKSKHGLIEIKTEVYNGFIFGSIDPEQSLKDHLGEFSWYTDIVMKQDLEVYTPQRWVGNFNWKLGAENFAHDSYHTAYTHKSAVDLGLPLMGPKGKTISQKGIQFVSLKGHSGGMRGAITEEEKASHFRYPYIYEKWDPKVLDHIKNVLTPEQFEVFSMAASSMRWNIFPNFSFLIHPMGSFNPKTITQDFPYGFPTPWLHFKIWRPISESKTEILSFFAVEKVASEEAKERSYWAYLHAFGPSGMFEMDDIENWITITQNSLSASKTGREINLPYLLGSHRDPIRDFVWKHGDEIGIYYEVTEHGAKSFWIKWAETIIKGAEKYGK